From the genome of Sphingomonas sp. HMP6, one region includes:
- the rpsK gene encoding 30S ribosomal protein S11: MAREPQRIKRRERKNITSGVAHVNASFNNTMITITDAQGNAISWSSAGAMGFKGSRKSTPYAAQVAAEDAGKKAAEHGVRTLEVEVKGPGSGRESALRALQAVGFQITSIRDVTSIPHNGVRPSKRRRV, translated from the coding sequence ATGGCACGTGAACCGCAACGCATTAAGCGGCGTGAGCGCAAGAACATCACCTCTGGTGTCGCGCATGTGAACGCAAGCTTCAACAATACCATGATCACGATCACCGATGCCCAGGGCAACGCGATTTCGTGGTCCTCGGCTGGCGCAATGGGCTTCAAGGGCTCGCGCAAGTCGACCCCGTACGCGGCACAGGTCGCAGCGGAAGACGCGGGCAAGAAGGCCGCCGAGCATGGCGTTCGTACGCTCGAAGTCGAAGTGAAGGGCCCGGGTTCGGGTCGTGAATCGGCGCTGCGTGCACTGCAGGCAGTCGGGTTCCAGATCACGTCGATCCGTGACGTGACCTCGATCCCGCACAATGGCGTGCGTCCGTCGAAGCGTCGTCGCGTCTGA
- the rpsM gene encoding 30S ribosomal protein S13, with protein sequence MARIAGVNIPTNKRVVIALTYIHGIGNTKAKEIVTKLNIPMTARVQDLTDQEVLHIRETIDADYTVEGDLRRSVAMNIKRLMDLACYRGLRHRKGLPVRGQRTHTNARTRKGKAKPIAGKKK encoded by the coding sequence ATGGCACGTATCGCCGGGGTCAACATCCCGACCAACAAGCGCGTCGTTATCGCGCTCACTTACATCCACGGCATTGGTAACACCAAGGCCAAGGAAATCGTCACCAAGCTGAACATCCCGATGACGGCACGTGTGCAGGACCTGACCGATCAGGAAGTGCTCCACATCCGCGAGACGATCGACGCCGATTATACGGTCGAGGGCGATCTTCGCCGCAGCGTCGCGATGAACATCAAGCGTTTGATGGATCTCGCTTGCTATCGTGGTTTGCGCCATCGCAAGGGCCTTCCGGTCCGTGGCCAGCGCACGCACACCAATGCGCGCACCCGCAAGGGTAAGGCAAAGCCGATCGCCGGTAAGAAGAAGTGA